ATAAATCTTACATATCTTAATATAGTTAATAGTCAATTAACGTATTTTACCCCTGTAAGTCTGCCCGAAACTTTAAGAAACTTGGTCTTATCTGACAATTTATTGACTGAACTTGACGAAAAAATACTCCCTATTGGGCTAGAAAAACTTTCATTAGAAAACAACAAATTTACCGAATTTGATCCCGCAACGCCTCTACCCGCAACATTGGAAGAACTATCTTTATCATATAACGAATTAACAGAGTTTAACCCCTCAATAATACTCCCGTCTTCTTTAGATAATCTGCGTGTATCAAACAACCAGTTAACCGAGTTCAACCCAACACACCCGCTGCCTGAAAATTTACGCACGCTATCTCTTTCAGGAAACGGGTTAACATCTTTTAATCCCTCTATTCCTCTACCTACAAGTTTAGTCAACTTGTTAATACACACTAATAATTTAACGGCAGCCAGTTACACAGAGGCGGAGGCTTGGGCTTCGATGCAGCCAGCTTTTACCAATACTTGTCATATCTATTTTAATGGCAATACAGACAGTATAACAGGAACGCAGCTCGAAGCTATATTGTTAACTAAAAATGTAAATATTATAGCGTAATGAGAAGACAAGTTTTTATAATAAACAATAAAAAAGCGACATCTTTTAGTCAGATTGTCTCGACGGATCTTTATTTGCTTTTAGATGAAAGCGCAGAGGAAAAACCCGCGCCAAACCTACAACAAACAACAGATTCGGGAAACCACACGACCAAAAGAATAGAGGCTGAGGGGTTTAAATTTAATCAATTACGTAGTGATACAGGATATACCTACAAACCTTTTATTCTTGGGCTTCATGTGTCTTTATCGGAAAAGGATTCCTTAGGTAATATGTATGGGTTTAGCAATAGCGACTTAGTTGTTTACAAGGTAAAACCTGATAAAACATATACCGTATATGCTGACCTTGTCGAAACAGCAGACAGATTCGTTATTGATCCTTTTGGCAATATTTATACTTTTAATGAAACAACCAAAATAATTAGAAAATACGACACTAACGGTTTATCATCAATACACGGAAATACGGGGTCTGAGCCTGCGGATATGGTTTGCGATCCTATGGGTAATTTATTTATTAGTGACGATACGGATAGGAATATTATTAAAATAGATACTAACGGGCAGTCCTCTATTTTTGTGGAAGATACTGACTGGTATGCTAGAGGACTTAATACAGATTCATTAGGAAATGTTTATTATAAAAATGGAGCAACAGAAATAATTTACAAGATTACCCCTGACGGGCAGTCCTCCGTTTTTCTAAGCAGCGCTAGCTCTTCTATTTATTCTTTTAATATAGATGTTTATGATAATTTTTATTTATTCATAGGTTATAATCTCCATAAGTTTACCCCTGACGGCACGTTAATATCTGTTTTCCCTGTGCCTTTTTATCCTTACGATGGGGATTTTGAAATAACCCCTGAGGGAGTTGTTTTCGCCTTTAACTCCTACTATCTTGATCTATTAATTATTTCCCCTACGGGAGTAATAAGAACTGAATCTCGTAATTATACTAACGATAACGGGGATTTGTTTGCAATTTATAGAAGTTCCTTCTCAAACGGAAAAGGGATTGTTTGCGTTAACTCCTCTGAGGGAATTCTTGAAATTAGTCTTAGAAAAGCTCTTTTAACTCTAGATGAAAAAGGAAACGTAACTGTTAATAATGATTTAGAAATTGCTGGAGGAGTTGCCAATTTACCTTTTTCAACACCTGAAAAAATTATTGGAGATAAAAGTGTTGTTACAAGGGAGTTTTTAGAAAAATATTATAAAAGAAATCATATAAGGTTCTACGATTTTGCTTGTGGAAGCCGAGTAGATGATTTAGAACTAGGGAAAATTCATGCTCAAAGACTAATGAGGAAATTATGGAATTGCTCTTCTTTTGATTTTTCGGTAGAGGAAGCTCCTTTGGGTAGCGATATAATTATAGACGTTAGGCTTAACGACAGCTCTATTTTTGATGTTCTCCCTATTATCAAGGACGGAACATTCTCTACTTTATCAAATCCAGTTGCGGTTTTTAAAAACGAGAATTTCCTCAACGTAATTGAACCTACGGTTTTAGTTAGCGTACATATCCTTCAGGTAGGGTCTGTTTTCGCAGGAAAAAATTTAAGAGGACAAATAACGCATAAGCCTCATGGAGACTTCGGTAACAACTAATTATTACAGATACAAGCAGGAATAAAAACAAAAACAACATGACGGCAATACAGCAAATAGCAAATAAAATCGATTCAGAAAATTGGGCGTTCACTCTCTATCAAACAAAGCCTGAGCAAAAAAGACTAGCGCACCATGCCTGCGACTTGGAAAATACGGCTGAATTTATTTCAAACCTAGTTAAAGAAAATAATTCAGAGGAAATTCAAATCGTTCCTGAAAAAAAGAACGGAAGTTCTTACAAGCAAGGTTTCGCAAAAACCATTACTATCAATTTTAAAAAAACAGAAATGAACAACAGGAACAACAATCAAGACAATAGTTTTGCCGCTTTAGCTGGGCTGCAAAGTATGGGATTAAACATTGCAGAAGTTTTTTCGGCAAAAGACAAGGCTACCGAGTTAACCGAAGCAAAAAGCAAAATAAGCTTTTTAGAAGATCGCGTAAAAACCCTAGAGTTCGATAACATGAAGCTTGAAAACAAGTTGGAAATGCAAGAACTTAAAAAGAACAGCGAGAGCAAATTTTTAGAGCTTGCAAAGTCTCCGCAGCTTTTAGGTGTTTTATCTTCTATTTTATCTAAAAACAGCGCTCCTGCTCCTGCTGCATTAGGAACTCCTGTAGAGCAAAAAGAGCTTGATCCTAAAATTAAATATGTAGTTAATTATTTAGAGCTTGAAACAACCCCCGAAGCTTTTAAAGATTTCTTGATTTATATGATTAAAGCCCACCAGCACGAAAACGCTCCTGAAATAACACAGGATATCATCGAAATATTAGTAAACAACAACATCATTAAAACAGAACAGCAAAAAGAAAATTAAAAATGGTAACAATTACAAACTCAGCAGACCTTACAGACGAAATTAACAGAGCTAACCACTTACAAGCCATCGAAAAAAAGGCTACAACTGCTCAGCTCGAAAAATTAGCAAAACTAACTAACGATCCTGAAATGGTTGCTATGTTAGACGCTTTAGATATTTAATAACCTTTAAATTATATTTACTATGATAATCGATTTCGATTCAAAACCCGAATTAACACCTGTTTTTAAGATAGCTCCCGACGTTTTCACAAAAAAACCTATAATTATTGAGGAAAGAAAAGAACTTGTAAAAGCACCTGTTATTAAGACAGCCCCCGACGTTTTCACAAAAAAGCCTATAATTATTGAGGAAAGAAAAGAAATTGTAAAAGCACCTGTTATTTCATCCGAAGCAATAAAGGAGGTTAGTGAAAAACATTCTTTTTTAACCCCTTCAAAATCATTAAAACCACAAGAGCGCTCTTGCCAATGCTCTAATAAAAAGAAATACCTCATTTTTACAGGCCTTTTCTTAGGTGGTTTAATTATTGGCAAAAATATTTAACCATGAAAACAAGCGCATTATTACTTAAAAATTCAGGGAAAGCGAAAGTGATAGGAATTACTACATTTATAATGCTGGTAACGCTTTACCTCGTTTACAGGCGTGGAAAGTCGCAAGGTATAAAAGAGGAAAACACAAAAATAATCCCTGTGCCTTTACCTGACATAAATTATGACAAAGGTGTGACTGAGGATGTTGCAAAACGTGTAAGGTTCTACTCCTTAAGCTTGTTTGAGGATTTAACCGAAATATTTGGTTTAAGAGATACAGATATTTACAAACGTTTATCGGCTGAGAGTGACAATGTTCTTATATCTGTTTACAACGATTTTAACAACCTTTATGGAAAAGAAGAAAAAGGATCGCTAACGAAATGGATTCAAGATGAACTCATTCAAACAAGCGCAATGAAGAGCGTTTTAGATCGATTTTTAAACTTAAACTTGAAATAATGTTGAATTTCACCCCTTTTGCTGAAACAGCCTGTGAAACCTTGGAAAAGCTAAGATCTAAAGGCGTTGTTGACGGCTCGGAATATATGAACTCATTACAGGCTAGTTGCGACCAAAAAACAGCCGCAGCACAGCAGGCGCAAACCAACGAGAAAAGCGCTAAAAACACAACGCTCATGCTTGTTGGTGGTTCTGTGTTCGTGGCGCTTTTAACAGGGATAATCATTTATAAAAGAAAAAACTAATGTTAATAAAAGGAAGATTACAAGATATTTACGGAAACCCATTACCTGAGGCTCATATTTTAGTAGGTAACAACGGAACTACAGCCAATGAAAACGGAGAATTTGAAATATCTGCAAATGAAAACGACGTGGTTAAGTTTTCTTATTTAGGCATGGAAACGCATGTTACAACAGCATCGGAAATCGAACCTGTAACCATTTTGCAGGACACAGCTATCGGTTTAGATCCTACTATAATAACAAACAAACCAACAGTAGAAAAAACACCGTTTTGGAAAACTACAGCCTTTAAAATAGGCGTGGGCGCTTTTATTATTGCTATTATTTACTTAGCAGCTAAAAATCGAAAATCCACAGAAACGAATTACGCTTCGGTAGATTTATAATCCCTTTTTTAATGTTTCGGGTGTGTGGCTTAAAACATTAAAAAAATGGCAAATTATAATCAAGCAATACCCTTTATTTTAAAACATGAAGGCGGCTTCCAAAAACACCCAAACGATAAAGGTAACTATAACAGTTTAGGTCAACTGGTAGGAACAAACTACGGCATTTCTGCTCCTGTACTGGAAAGATGGAAAGGCTACCCACCAAGTGAAAGCGACATGCGTAATTTATCGCTAACCGAATCAAAAGAAATTTACAAGCAATATTTTTGGAGGCCTATTTGGGGCGATGCTATTTTAGATCAAGATGTAGCTAATATCGTTTTTGACCACTCCGTTAATGCTGGTACTGGAAATGGCGCTAGACTGGTACAAAGAACCCTTAATAAACTCGGACACTCCTTAACGGTTGATGGCGCTATCGGAAGCAAAACCATAGCAGCCCTAAACGCTACCGATCCGCATTTTTTCTTTTACGCTTTTAAAGAAGCAAGGGTAAGTTATTATAATAAAATTTCAGGAGGAAGAAACTCCGTTTTTTTAAACGGCTGGTTAAACCGTGTTTCTCACTTTGAAAAAAAAAAGTAATTAAAGTTGCTGGAATTGCAGCGGCTTCAATATTACTAATTTCTATAATTGCTTATTCTCACTATAATGATAAAAAAAATTAAAGATATTATTGTTGTAGCGCTTATAGTTCTTATCTCATTTGGGGCTTATATGGGCGTTAACAACATTTTAAAAAGGGCTTCCGACTACCAAAAGTCGAAAACCAAAACAGAATACAAAACCGAATATAAGACGCATTTTGTTGATTCATTGCTAGTTGTTGTCGATTCTCTTACCGTTCAAGTTGATAGTCTGAACGGTAAAGAGAATCAAATTATTTACGTGCCTCAGGACGTTGATACGGTATTTATTATTAAGCAATATTATTCACGAATAAAACAAAGCGTAAAGCATCGGGATTCTAATTTATATGTAAACTTCAATTTCGATTTGCATAAAAATAGGGTGGAACTCCCCAAATTAGAATACAAGATTTTAAAACCCACTACCTTAATCAAGCAAGTTCCTAGAGTTAGAAATCAATACTTTTTAGGCGCTTCATTCGGAAGCTCCATAAACGGTATAGATGCCATTACTCCCGAAATCATGCTTGTAAAAGAAACCCACGCTTTAAAACTGGGTTACAATCTTTTAGACAAGGATTTAAACTTTCACTTAGGATATTATTTTAAAATCAGATAAAATGAACCAAACCATTATCACTTACATTACAGCCATTGGAGGATCAACCTTGTTAAGTTCCTTTGTTACTCACTTTATCACAAAACGCAAATACAACATTGAAGCTGACGGCATAGAAATAAGAAACCTTAAAGAATCTATCGGGGCTTATCAGGAAATTATATCTGACCTACGAAAACACGTTGATTACCTCGAAAAGCAACAAATTCAAATGCGTGAAGAGTTTAACACTCGATTGAGTGAAATAAATTCTAAAGGATTCCTTACAAACAGATAAAAAACAAATCATGAAATATTTATTACTAGCAATACCAGCACTTTTAATTTATAGCAGCTACAACAAGATGCAAAAAATTAAAAAACTTATAGAAAATTTAGAAGTAAAACTTACTAAGATTTATCATGTGAAAGTTCAGCTTTTAAAAAAGCAGATTACTTTTTTAGCCGATATTTCTATTATTAACACACAAAAAGAAGCTCTTAATGTTGAAACTATCGGGCTTGTAACGCTTAAACGTGTTTTGTTTTATGATACAAACAGCGCTTTAATAGGGGAAGGTATTATAAACATTAGTTCTGTAACCATCGACCCTAATAAAAACCTAGAGCTTAAAAGCATCCCTTTTACTGCAAATATGGCTACGGGGCTAACAAAGCTTCAAAGCTTTTTAAAGAATCCTGAAAGTCAAGACGTGTTTATTGAACTGGAACTAGAGGCGTTTAATAAAGTATATAAAACAAGACTGTAGACATGGATATAATTTACAACAACATCATTAAGGAATACAACAGTTTAGAGGGGAAAATATATCTGTATCAGATTTACAGGTGTTAATTGATAAAGCCGAAAAAAACAACGTGGAAAACGTTTATACTAAGCTTAAAAAATTACTGTCCGATCATCCCGAAAAAAAAGGTTTTTACTTTAATTCTGTATCGAAATTAGATGCTTCACAAGATTTTGCAGCTTTAGGTATTCCTTATTTGAGTGCGGCAATGGAAAACGATCTCGGAACAACCGAAGCCGAAGGACTGGGCGCTAAAATATCCAATGAGGATATTTACAAAATGATAACCAACAAGTTTATCAAAATTATTGACGAAAGCGGGCATTTACCTTGGCAAACAGGAATTAACAACACTACCGAAGCGCCTTTCTCTTTCGCAGATTTACCAATGAATTACCAATCGGGAAAATACTACAGCGGTATTAATGCGCTGGTATTATCTATGTATCGTTACCACACAGATGAAACAAGAGGTAAAATACATATAAACAGCAACGGAGAACTTGAAGAAGGCATTACCGAGCCTATAACCGATGATCGTTTATTTTGGCTAACCTTTAAGCAAATTAAAGAAGCTAATGGAAAGCTGAAAAAAGGTTCACTATCTCAACAAGCGGTTTACTACAATTTCATATACACTTATGAAGGCAAAAAGATTACCGAAAAGCGATATAATCAATTAAAAAAGCAATTAGGCTGTGAAAAAAATTCAAGTCCTGAGTGTGCTAATTTGCGCAGAATTGGGTTTTTAAAATATTACAATGTATTTAATGAACGTGATATTGAAAATATTGATTTTGAAGCTAAAAGAGCCGAATTAAAAGAAAAATCAAAAAGCATTAAAACTTCGGAAAAACGAATATTAGCAGCCGATTTGGTGCTTAAACACATGCCAAATAAGCCGAAATTTGAAACCTTATTTTTAGATTTAGACAAAGGATCGTCACCACATTACAACCCGAATACAGATACCGTTGTTATGCCTTTAAAATCACAGTTTGACAACGTTGAAAACTGGTACGGTATTGCATTTCATGAATTGATACACGCTACAGGTCATGAAAAAAGAACAAATAGACGAAACTTAAAAGGTTTCGAGCGGGGTGAAAAGTGGGGTGATTCTCAGTACGCCTTAGAAGAGTTAGTGGCTGAAATTGGAGCGATATTTTTAAATGCCGAAAGCGGTATCATGCTTGCCAATCTTAAAAACAATGCAGCATACATTAAAGGCTGGTCTAAGAGCGTTAAAAAGGAGCTGCAAGACAATCACAAGGCTATTTTTAAAGCCGCAGCACAAAGCCAAAAAGCAGCCGATTACATTTTAAATCGTGATAAAAATGGAGATCCCGCCTACTGGAAAGAGTTTGACAAAATTTCAGAAGAAATAAAGGCAAAGGGTAAAGCTCAAAAAGGTAATAAAAAGCAACTTATTGAAAGCCTTATCAGTCCTGAAAAATTAACAGACAAACAAATCGAACAGATTTTTAAAGAGTATGCCGCAGATATTCTGTGGAGCAAGGAGATTAACGATTATGTTAAAGAAGTTCATAACGAAAAAATTAACAGGTCAAAAAAAGAGGAAAAACAAGAAAACAACTATCCTTTTAGTTTAGATGATATTCCTTATGAAACAGGAAGAAGAGCGCATCTAAATACGTCTTTTTATCCTGAAAAAAGAGCGAAACAAGAACAGAAATACTACTTTAATGATCTTAAGCAAATATTCGACAAATATCATAGCGAAGCAGTAAAAAAAGGCTTAGAGGATAAGTTTAATAACTTGTTTTCAAAATTTCAAGCAGGATTTTTAAAACGTCGTATTAGCGAACTGCAATCACGATCACGAATTGCAAGTACGATGATAACAGGTGGATCAGGCTTTAATGTCAGACGAAATGAGAAAGCTAACAACGTTCATAAAAGCAAACTAAAAGAAACGGCTCACTATTACGAAAAATACCAAAAATATTTTGATGATTTAATTTTTCCATCCCAAAAACCTATTAAAACAGGAAAAAAGGGATCTTTAGAAAAACTAGAGGAAAAACTTAAAACCCTAGAGGAAAAACACGCCTTGATGAAAAAAGGCAATGCTAAAATTAGACAGCTACAAAAGAAAGGTTTAACTCCTTTAGAATTAATTACCGAATACGAAAAATACCTTGTTGAAATTGGTTTTTCTAAGAAGGAGGTTGAAAGTATTGTGAATCTATCCAAGAGAGAAGAAAAACTAATGTATTTACCGTTTCATCTGCAAAATTCAAACGCCAAAATAAGAACGGTTAAGGAGCGTATTAAGATGGAAAAAAGGCTGAAAGAACAAGCCAAAAAAGCCGATGAAACGGGCGAAACCAAGGAGATTAAATTTAAAGGCGGTGTTATAATTAATGATTTTTCTGATAACCGTGTAAAAATTGATTTTGACGAAAAGCCGAGTTTAGAAATTAGAAATTTTTTAAAGAAAAGCGGGCATCGTTTCAAGTGGTCGCCTTATAACAAAGTTTGGCAAAGACAATTAAACACTTATTATTCTTTAAATAGAAAAGAATTATATGAGTTTCTAGACGTTGAAACGCCAACACCTGAGCCTCCTAAGCCAACCAAAAAACAACCCGAACCAAAACAAGACGAAAAGGGGCAACTGGCTTTATTTGGATTAAAAGGTAAAAGCAACGACAGCCTATTTAACAAACAAATTTTAAAGGCTGCGCAAAAAGGATATAAGCTAGAAACGATCTTCAATTTAGGAAATCCAAAACATGAACTAAAAAAACATATTGAAGATTTTGAAATAACCATGAATGGCTATGTTTTGAGCAAAGCAATGAAACAGACAAAAGATCATTGTTTAAACTGGGGTAATTTTATTGATTTGCCTGAATACTTAAACAAACCGCATGCCATTTTTAAGAGTAAAACTAAAGGTTATGTTGTCCTAACTGAAATTAAGGACATTAATAAAAAGCCTATAATGGTAGCCTTGCATATCCATAAAAACAAGCAATCTACACGGATAGCTAGTTTATATACTAGAAATTCTTTTGATAGTTATAAAAAATGGATAGATGAAAAATTACTTTTATTTGTAGATAGAAAAAGTGAGCTATTTTCATACGCTACGGCTACAATTGCTGTCACGGAAAATAACTCACAAAGCAAAATTACAACAAAAAGCGGACAAAACAAAAATAGATCTGCTATCAAATACGATAAAGCAGCTATGGAGCAACTAAAAGCCGATCATAATGTAAGTTTCGATTTTATAAGAAAATCTATTAACGGTATTAGAAAAAGCACTACAGCCCTACTCATTAAAAAGGAATATAACGAACTGGTTAACGGCTCGAAAAATGGTTTAAACGGCTCAAATGATCCTGAAATTATTAAAGAAGTTCCCCAAGCTCCTACACAAACCATCGAGGTAAAAAAACCTGAACCAGTTGCAAATCCTCTTGTTTCTAAAATTAACCATGAAAGTACGGTTAATGAATTTTTTGAAATTGGCGGAGACATAGGCGAATTTTTAGGAGATATTGAAATAAAACCCGTGGGAAGCGTTGCATGTACCATAGACGCGGAACAAGGCGCAGGAAAAACACGTTTCACCTTCCAAATAGCAAACGAATTAGCAAAGAAATACAAGGTTTTATTTATTAGCCTAGAGGAACACCCGCAAAGCGCTTTGTTTCAGGATAAAGTAAAACAGTACATTGAACCTAAAAACATGAATAATATTGATGCTATAGGCGATTTAGATCGTGGTAAGGAAAAACAGCTACTAGATAGCTTAATACCAAACTACGACGTTATAATTATAGATAGCTGGAATAAAATATTTGAAGCCTCTAAACTGGATTTCGATAACGACCTAAGAAAAGCCTACAACGGAAAATTGATTTTTGCCATTTTCCAGCGTACCGTTACAGGCGGCATGCGTGGCGGAACTAAGGCGGGTTTTGATGGGGATATTATTATGAAAGGTATAAAAGGCGACGATTTTAAAGAAAACGTAATTATCCATAACAAAAACCGCTACCAAAGTAAAAATTTAACTAAGCTTAGATACAACGTTTACCATCAAGAACTTGAAAAAACAGAAGCAAAAACCGAACCTATAAAGCAAGACGAAGCGCCTGTAAAAAACGACTTTTTAGAGTGGGATGATGCTATAATTACCATTGAATAATATTAAATTGCGTCCTTTATTTTAAAAATTACAACCAAATTTACATGAAACAATTAAAAAAAACGATGCTATACTTTTGTATGGTTATGGTATTATCCAGCAGCTTAACCTCTTGTATGACCACTAAAACAAGTGTAGGTCATTTTAAAGAAAAACAAGGGGATGAATACACCTATTCTAAAGGTAAACAGTTTTGGGTGTTTTGGGGTACTTTACCTATTGGGCGTACCAACGTAAACACACCAACCGACGGAGCTTGCGAAGTGGTTACAAGGTTTAACATTACAGATTTTTTAATTACAGGCTTAACCGCTGGTATTTTTAGTTCTTATACGATTAAAATTAAGGCTAAAAAAAATGCTGTAGCTACAGCTAATTAATGTTTATTAGTATGAATAGAAAAGCCCTCGTAATTGAGGGCTTTTTTAGTTGTAAAGGGTTATTTTACTTTGTTTTCAACCTACACTCATCTAAACGGGTTTCAAGCTCGAAAATTTTGTTTTCGGCAGCTTTATTTACTTCATCTTCTAGCTGGTCGGCAACAATAGCCATTTGAAGTTTTAACAGCTCGAAACCGCTGCAAAAAGCATCGGTAGCATCGGTAGCACGATGATCTTCATCACCCACCAACGAAGCACGCTGTAATAATTTTAATAATTGGTTTTGCAGTAAATAACCAGCATCGGTAACGTAGTTTAATAATTGGTTTTCCGATGGTGTTAATTCTCTTGTAATTTTGTTTTCAGGGTTTCGCATTTGAAAATAATTTAAAGATTAATAAAAAAAGAGCGTAGCTCCCTCTAAAGTTGCGAAACCCTCCGATTGGTAGAACCAAATGGAAATGAGAGAAACTACGCCTTTATGGTGTAATTCTGTTTATTTAAAATATTGTAATTGATTATTCTATCAATCAAAGAGTTTCGCAAGACAAACATACAAAATTTTTTTAAATTTTAAGAAATTTAAAAAAACACTACTTTTGTATAAAACAGTATTACCATGGCAGAAATAACTTTAAAATACGATGCTAGAAACAGTTTAGCTAAAAAAACCTTAGAT
This genomic interval from Tamlana carrageenivorans contains the following:
- a CDS encoding carboxypeptidase-like regulatory domain-containing protein, encoding MLIKGRLQDIYGNPLPEAHILVGNNGTTANENGEFEISANENDVVKFSYLGMETHVTTASEIEPVTILQDTAIGLDPTIITNKPTVEKTPFWKTTAFKIGVGAFIIAIIYLAAKNRKSTETNYASVDL
- a CDS encoding glycoside hydrolase family 108 protein; this translates as MANYNQAIPFILKHEGGFQKHPNDKGNYNSLGQLVGTNYGISAPVLERWKGYPPSESDMRNLSLTESKEIYKQYFWRPIWGDAILDQDVANIVFDHSVNAGTGNGARLVQRTLNKLGHSLTVDGAIGSKTIAALNATDPHFFFYAFKEARVSYYNKISGGRNSVFLNGWLNRVSHFEKKK
- a CDS encoding zincin-like metallopeptidase domain-containing protein, which translates into the protein MENVYTKLKKLLSDHPEKKGFYFNSVSKLDASQDFAALGIPYLSAAMENDLGTTEAEGLGAKISNEDIYKMITNKFIKIIDESGHLPWQTGINNTTEAPFSFADLPMNYQSGKYYSGINALVLSMYRYHTDETRGKIHINSNGELEEGITEPITDDRLFWLTFKQIKEANGKLKKGSLSQQAVYYNFIYTYEGKKITEKRYNQLKKQLGCEKNSSPECANLRRIGFLKYYNVFNERDIENIDFEAKRAELKEKSKSIKTSEKRILAADLVLKHMPNKPKFETLFLDLDKGSSPHYNPNTDTVVMPLKSQFDNVENWYGIAFHELIHATGHEKRTNRRNLKGFERGEKWGDSQYALEELVAEIGAIFLNAESGIMLANLKNNAAYIKGWSKSVKKELQDNHKAIFKAAAQSQKAADYILNRDKNGDPAYWKEFDKISEEIKAKGKAQKGNKKQLIESLISPEKLTDKQIEQIFKEYAADILWSKEINDYVKEVHNEKINRSKKEEKQENNYPFSLDDIPYETGRRAHLNTSFYPEKRAKQEQKYYFNDLKQIFDKYHSEAVKKGLEDKFNNLFSKFQAGFLKRRISELQSRSRIASTMITGGSGFNVRRNEKANNVHKSKLKETAHYYEKYQKYFDDLIFPSQKPIKTGKKGSLEKLEEKLKTLEEKHALMKKGNAKIRQLQKKGLTPLELITEYEKYLVEIGFSKKEVESIVNLSKREEKLMYLPFHLQNSNAKIRTVKERIKMEKRLKEQAKKADETGETKEIKFKGGVIINDFSDNRVKIDFDEKPSLEIRNFLKKSGHRFKWSPYNKVWQRQLNTYYSLNRKELYEFLDVETPTPEPPKPTKKQPEPKQDEKGQLALFGLKGKSNDSLFNKQILKAAQKGYKLETIFNLGNPKHELKKHIEDFEITMNGYVLSKAMKQTKDHCLNWGNFIDLPEYLNKPHAIFKSKTKGYVVLTEIKDINKKPIMVALHIHKNKQSTRIASLYTRNSFDSYKKWIDEKLLLFVDRKSELFSYATATIAVTENNSQSKITTKSGQNKNRSAIKYDKAAMEQLKADHNVSFDFIRKSINGIRKSTTALLIKKEYNELVNGSKNGLNGSNDPEIIKEVPQAPTQTIEVKKPEPVANPLVSKINHESTVNEFFEIGGDIGEFLGDIEIKPVGSVACTIDAEQGAGKTRFTFQIANELAKKYKVLFISLEEHPQSALFQDKVKQYIEPKNMNNIDAIGDLDRGKEKQLLDSLIPNYDVIIIDSWNKIFEASKLDFDNDLRKAYNGKLIFAIFQRTVTGGMRGGTKAGFDGDIIMKGIKGDDFKENVIIHNKNRYQSKNLTKLRYNVYHQELEKTEAKTEPIKQDEAPVKNDFLEWDDAIITIE